In the genome of Nymphaea colorata isolate Beijing-Zhang1983 chromosome 9, ASM883128v2, whole genome shotgun sequence, one region contains:
- the LOC116259872 gene encoding receptor-like protein 51 has translation MNAPTNIPSMAPKTLILVFFLLTSTATPAFSAQPSKANVTAPADIPPFPSPSPISSTPIHQNLATSPSSPPQNGTKPASPPSSPTPSAPEASPLPPAPSTKAPPSSSSLDPKQLVALQSLGFPAKVDPCSPNPPGNATVCDAGKPFRHLISLQLRNCSSDIAMSPTAMRTLDTLQSLAFLDCPMDPIKLPDELINSLRSFSCIKSLGKLTGVWLSRLANLTDLTVEGVKINASGPTIILSGMTHLKSVKIASANLSGVLPKKWHPNLVEIDFSDNELTGPVPTSITQLSDLTFLDLSSNKLTGSIPSTIGDLLMIRNISFARNSLDGPVPDSLAQIPSLVHLDLSSNQLNGSVPGFLSRMKGLKYLNLENNNFQGVIPFNASFINNLVVFKVGGNSNLCYNSSVVSSKLKLGIAPCDKNGLPISPPDSSSSPAQAPTDDSTSDSDSGQHSHHHGPSTVVLVVAIGLSSIVFLIIFCILLSKWCS, from the coding sequence ATGAATGCACCCACCAATATACCATCCATGGCGCCGAAAACCCTCATCTtggtcttcttcctcctcacaTCCACCGCCACTCCTGCATTTTCAGCTCAACCCAGCAAGGCAAACGTGACAGCACCAGCTGatatccctccctttccttcccctTCTCCAATTTCTTCTACCCCCATCCACCAAAATCTAGCTACATCGCCATCCTCTCCACCCCAAAATGGTACAAAGCCTGCCTCCCCACCGTCTTCTCCAACCCCATCTGCTCCAGAAGCATCACCATTGCCACCAGCACCATCCACAAAGGCacccccctcctcctcctcactAGATCCCAAACAGCTCGTGGCTCTGCAGTCGCTAGGTTTCCCCGCCAAAGTTGATCCCTGCTCGCCGAATCCGCCGGGAAACGCCACCGTCTGTGACGCCGGAAAGCCATTCAGGCACCTGATCTCACTTCAGCTAAGGAACTGCTCTTCCGACATTGCAATGTCACCAACCGCCATGAGAACTCTGGATACACTGCAGTCTCTGGCTTTTCTCGACTGCCCAATGGACCCAATCAAGCTCCCCGATGAGCTCATCAATAGCCTCAGATCCTTCTCCTGCATCAAGAGCCTGGGCAAATTGACAGGGGTTTGGCTCAGCAGGCTGGCCAATCTCACAGACTTGACGGTTGAGGGTGTCAAGATCAACGCTAGCGGGCCGACGATCATACTTAGCGGGATGACCCATCTGAAATCTGTGAAGATTGCTAGTGCTAACCTCAGCGGCGTTTTGCCAAAGAAATGGCATCCCAACCTCGTGGAGATTGATTTCTCTGATAATGAATTGACTGGCCCTGTACCCACGTCCATTACCCAGCTCTCTGACTTGACATTCTTGGACTTGAGCTCAAACAAGCTGACTGGTTCTATCCCTTCTACCATTGGGGACCTTCTCATGATCAGAAATATCTCGTTTGCACGGAATTCATTGGATGGCCCGGTGCCTGATTCGTTGGCACAGATCCCTTCTTTGGTTCATCTTGACCTGAGTAGCAACCAGCTCAATGGGTCTGTCCCTGGGTTCCTGTCTCGGATGAAAGGTCTGAAGTATCTGAACCTTGAGAATAATAATTTTCAGGGTGTCATTCCTTTCAATGCTTCCTTTATCAACAACTTGGTGGTTTTTAAGGTCGGTGGGAACTCGAACCTTTGTTACAATAGTTCAGTGGTTTCGTCAAAACTTAAGCTGGGGATAGCTCCCTGCGACAAGAATGGCTTGCCCATCTCGCCTCCGGATTCTTCGTCTTCCCCAGCGCAGGCACCGACCGATGACAGCACATCGGACTCTGACAGTGGTCAGCATAGTCATCACCACGGACCCAGTACCGTGGTTCTTGTGGTAGCAATTGGGCTTTCATCAATAGTCTTTCTGATCATCTTCTGTATTCTTTTGTCAAAATGGTGTTCGTGA